The Blastococcus sp. HT6-4 genome window below encodes:
- a CDS encoding lipopolysaccharide biosynthesis protein, producing the protein MSTDIASPSPEPGGSLRQRATQGVLWTALEKWSVRVSTLIGFILLGRLLEPQEFGVVALAMTFITILAIVSDAGFTTYLVQLQRLTSTIASTAFYISVALGAVLAVLLAALSGPVSALLDTPRLQPILAALAISLFITGLASVPAALMQKEMRFRELALRQVVATVLSVAVAIALAFAGAGAWALVAQTLVRVTISTIVLWATAGFRPQWTFSIPEMRVMSAFGAKSLGAQLANAMRGQSEVFIIGALAGTTALGLWTVAQRLVQVIVEVCTSVFSTVAHPVFARLQTDPPRLSRALGTAQASGALVLVPVLACLSLTSGQVVPAVFGQQWEPAAVLASIMAVRSLVVAMSTFSRSAFLATGHPGTELLVTLVLLAGQLGLVLAFADDLLLLAVVLTAWSAFALPLRAVLLHRLLKISARTYEAPARVLLAGGVATAAVLGVQQLAELDGWGYVAFVALLGGTVYLAVVFLIARSVVLDLGQSLRGAVGRRGAAKS; encoded by the coding sequence GTGTCGACCGATATCGCATCGCCGAGCCCGGAACCGGGCGGGAGCCTGCGTCAGCGCGCCACCCAGGGCGTCCTCTGGACCGCTCTCGAGAAGTGGTCGGTGCGGGTCAGCACCCTCATCGGCTTCATCCTGCTGGGCCGGCTGCTCGAGCCCCAGGAGTTCGGTGTCGTGGCGCTGGCCATGACCTTCATCACCATACTGGCCATCGTCAGCGACGCCGGCTTCACGACCTACCTCGTGCAGCTGCAACGGCTGACCTCCACGATCGCCAGCACGGCGTTCTACATCTCCGTCGCCCTCGGCGCCGTTCTGGCTGTCCTGCTGGCGGCGCTCTCGGGCCCGGTCAGTGCACTCCTGGACACGCCCCGGCTCCAGCCCATCCTGGCAGCGCTGGCCATCTCCCTGTTCATCACCGGCCTCGCCAGCGTCCCCGCAGCGCTGATGCAGAAGGAGATGCGGTTCCGCGAACTCGCCCTGCGGCAGGTCGTCGCGACCGTGCTGTCCGTTGCGGTCGCGATCGCCCTGGCCTTCGCGGGGGCCGGCGCCTGGGCGCTCGTCGCCCAGACCCTGGTGCGGGTGACCATCTCCACCATCGTGCTGTGGGCCACGGCCGGGTTCCGCCCTCAATGGACCTTCTCCATCCCGGAGATGCGGGTGATGAGTGCCTTCGGCGCCAAGTCGCTCGGCGCGCAGCTGGCCAACGCCATGCGTGGGCAGAGCGAGGTGTTCATCATCGGCGCCCTCGCGGGGACGACGGCGCTCGGACTCTGGACGGTCGCGCAGCGGCTGGTGCAGGTCATCGTGGAGGTGTGCACGTCGGTGTTCAGCACCGTGGCGCACCCGGTGTTCGCCCGGCTGCAGACCGACCCTCCCCGGCTGTCCCGGGCCCTGGGCACGGCGCAGGCGAGCGGGGCTCTCGTGCTCGTCCCGGTGCTGGCGTGCCTCTCGCTCACCAGCGGCCAGGTGGTCCCCGCGGTCTTCGGCCAGCAGTGGGAACCGGCCGCGGTTCTCGCTTCCATCATGGCTGTGCGGTCACTTGTCGTGGCCATGTCGACCTTCAGCCGCTCCGCGTTCCTGGCGACGGGCCACCCGGGGACCGAGCTGCTCGTCACCCTGGTGCTGCTCGCCGGTCAGCTGGGGCTCGTGCTCGCCTTCGCCGACGACCTGCTGCTCCTGGCTGTCGTGCTGACCGCGTGGAGTGCGTTCGCCCTGCCACTGCGCGCCGTCCTGCTCCATCGCCTGCTGAAGATCTCGGCACGCACCTACGAGGCGCCCGCGCGCGTCCTGCTGGCCGGGGGCGTGGCGACGGCTGCGGTACTGGGCGTCCAGCAGCTGGCGGAGCTGGACGGCTGGGGCTACGTCGCCTTCGTCGCGCTCCTCGGTGGCACGGTCTACCTGGCGGTGGTCTTCTTGATCGCCAGGTCGGTCGTCCTCGATCTCGGCCAGAGCCTGCGCGGTGCCGTCGGCAGGCGAGGCGCGGCCAAGAGCTGA
- a CDS encoding glycosyltransferase family 61 protein produces MLRQIRIAVGRRWRQPVQAAVDHGMPARWTGHRFVRRETVPEHVARLARAGEVYPYEVIHPETVAHNPLPRNVPRRDELPDDAGWWGYSFRDVPERRSAPTFLATLPDCRIVSYRDPALQDDYYPAILASDDTSIEMREIRFRPPHARALRTSGPPVRLQRATWVVERVFHNHSHWLSAHLPKLLMLAERDALEDVLLPADLAPAIEQSLRLVGLDPDGFRRFDESRPLQVAELTVVGTDRFRPELLRLAQRASGALEGERPTRRVFISRAKATRRRLINEDEVWPLLADAGFERTVMEDLSFDDQVRLMHQTAVLFAPHGAGLTNMVFCPPGTQVVEVADLSFPNPNFYATAAAVGHDYWLLKATSVGDVHPLERDLHVDPAVVRDALDALGLGR; encoded by the coding sequence GTGCTGCGACAGATTCGGATCGCGGTCGGGCGTCGCTGGCGCCAACCCGTGCAGGCGGCCGTCGACCACGGGATGCCGGCGAGGTGGACCGGTCACCGGTTCGTGCGGCGCGAGACCGTGCCCGAGCACGTCGCACGACTCGCCCGCGCGGGTGAGGTCTACCCGTACGAGGTGATCCACCCGGAGACGGTGGCCCACAACCCGTTGCCGAGGAACGTGCCGCGGCGCGACGAGCTCCCCGACGACGCCGGCTGGTGGGGGTACTCCTTCCGCGACGTCCCGGAGCGGCGCAGCGCCCCGACCTTCCTCGCGACGTTGCCCGACTGCCGCATCGTGAGCTATCGGGATCCGGCGCTCCAGGACGACTACTACCCCGCGATCCTCGCCTCGGACGACACCTCGATCGAGATGCGCGAGATCCGGTTCCGGCCGCCGCACGCCCGGGCCCTGCGCACCTCGGGGCCGCCGGTCCGCCTGCAGAGGGCGACCTGGGTCGTGGAGCGTGTCTTCCACAACCACTCGCACTGGTTGTCCGCCCACCTACCGAAGCTCCTGATGCTCGCCGAGCGGGACGCCCTGGAGGACGTGCTGCTGCCGGCCGACCTCGCACCCGCGATCGAGCAGTCCCTGAGGCTCGTCGGGCTGGACCCCGACGGCTTCCGCCGGTTCGACGAGTCGCGCCCCCTGCAGGTGGCCGAGCTGACCGTCGTCGGGACCGACCGCTTCCGCCCGGAGCTGCTCCGGCTCGCGCAGCGGGCGTCCGGTGCGCTGGAGGGGGAGCGGCCCACCCGACGCGTGTTCATCAGCCGGGCCAAGGCGACGCGGCGGCGTCTGATCAACGAGGACGAGGTCTGGCCGCTGCTCGCCGACGCCGGCTTCGAGCGGACGGTCATGGAGGACCTGTCGTTCGACGACCAGGTGCGCCTCATGCACCAGACGGCCGTCCTCTTCGCACCTCACGGGGCCGGGCTCACCAACATGGTGTTCTGCCCGCCCGGCACACAGGTGGTGGAGGTGGCGGACCTCTCCTTCCCCAACCCGAACTTCTACGCGACGGCGGCGGCTGTCGGCCATGACTACTGGCTGCTGAAGGCCACCTCGGTCGGCGACGTCCATCCCCTGGAACGGGACCTGCACGTCGATCCCGCGGTCGTCCGTGACGCCCTCGACGCCCTGGGTCTGGGGCGATGA
- a CDS encoding glycosyltransferase: protein MRVSVVIPCWNAEAYLAQALGSVLEQTQPVHEVVVVDDGSTDASLEVAQRFEAGHPELVRVFSQRSGNAALTRNLGAQIATGDALLFLDADDVLGPDAVAGLVEALRSAPAGVAIGPWFRLELEDGRWVRRPPSCAPRRPGQSPLSAWLVGWYHPPCSVLWSRDAFERVGRFDELSTNDDGDLMMRALADGVPLAEATRGAGYYRRMPQGETSFSAARLTRRGLESRIRTVLKVVSWLERRQQLDAHRDAVSRALEMLADDAGTHHPDIRRSAEALARRYGSPAARSRRALRRAWRAGPGAQQPVRSALAALRRGRSGVAGRPPGRADAQEIRFGLTAAEKVLPSSPPAAPRPAPAVRRPVVSVVIPTYNRGTVLRRTLQGVLAQTVRDLEVLVVDDGSTDGTPELLAGCADPRVRYLRQPRNAGVGAARNRGLREARGEFIAFLDDDDEWLPTKLARQLECFAGRPDTLGLVYTGVEDHDGAGGVVVRTPTHRGQIYRDMLVTNVLHGAPSSALMRRCVVATAGFFDEDLVAIEDYDYWVRVTRFFDVDLVEEPLVRYHDPRDAVRRSVDAIANREARAAFFARYEAEMRRAGVRHLFLVRSSIRHLQDPVNRRGARRLALRALRLAPTALTVHAALVRSVAPGWVRRPARRTAQVGAGGADAAADGLVVLLYSAQPRLDRGGVQDVCARLSAGLRERGHTVVEAGPDVDQVAPPPVATLALVRPLSRRWRVVPRLLAMARSLLAVHRALRRWRPDVVNLHFVEGHAAYFLLLQRLFRFSVVLSAHGSDLLLHARGSRSVPRLLPRADAITAVSEPVAARVGAFPGVDPDRLHLITNGVDLDFWAEPPTAPRAEGERRGCTVVTVGRLHPVKGFDVLVDAMRLVRERVPTARLVLIGAGDQEQALRDQVRASGLDDAVVFRGHLTREGVRDQLRDADAFVLPSRSEGMPLSLLEAMATGLAPVATSVGGVPDVLVPGTGVLVPPEDPVALAEALAPVLSDRGLRDELASRAQDRARQFSATSMYDAYEELFQGLAARRPTGDGSPR from the coding sequence ATGAGGGTCTCGGTCGTCATCCCGTGCTGGAACGCCGAGGCCTACCTCGCGCAGGCCCTCGGCTCGGTCCTGGAGCAGACGCAGCCGGTGCACGAGGTCGTCGTCGTCGACGACGGCTCGACCGACGCCAGCCTGGAGGTGGCTCAGCGGTTCGAGGCCGGTCACCCGGAGTTGGTGCGGGTCTTCTCCCAGCGGTCCGGCAACGCAGCCCTGACCCGCAACCTCGGCGCCCAGATCGCGACGGGTGACGCGCTGCTGTTCCTCGACGCGGACGACGTGCTGGGCCCCGACGCCGTCGCGGGTCTGGTGGAGGCGCTGCGATCCGCGCCGGCCGGCGTCGCGATCGGCCCCTGGTTCCGGCTCGAGCTGGAGGACGGACGGTGGGTGCGGCGTCCGCCGTCCTGCGCACCCCGTCGACCGGGGCAGTCCCCCCTCAGCGCCTGGCTGGTCGGCTGGTACCACCCGCCGTGCAGCGTGCTGTGGTCCCGCGACGCCTTCGAGCGGGTCGGGCGCTTCGACGAGCTCAGCACGAACGACGACGGCGACCTCATGATGCGCGCGCTGGCCGACGGCGTCCCGCTGGCGGAGGCGACCCGGGGTGCCGGCTACTACCGGCGGATGCCGCAGGGCGAGACGTCGTTCAGCGCGGCGCGGCTGACGCGCCGGGGTCTGGAGTCCAGGATCCGCACCGTCCTCAAGGTCGTCTCGTGGCTGGAGCGGCGGCAGCAGCTGGACGCTCACCGGGACGCCGTCAGCAGGGCGCTGGAGATGCTCGCCGACGACGCGGGGACCCACCACCCGGACATCCGTCGGTCGGCCGAGGCCCTCGCGCGGCGGTACGGCTCGCCGGCCGCCCGGTCGCGTCGCGCCCTGCGGCGGGCATGGCGCGCAGGACCCGGCGCGCAGCAGCCGGTCCGGTCCGCGCTCGCGGCGCTGCGGCGCGGACGGAGCGGGGTCGCGGGGCGGCCTCCTGGGCGGGCGGACGCGCAGGAGATCCGGTTCGGGCTCACCGCGGCGGAGAAGGTCCTGCCGTCGTCGCCGCCCGCCGCCCCGCGGCCCGCGCCCGCCGTCCGACGACCGGTCGTGAGCGTCGTCATCCCGACCTACAACCGCGGAACGGTCCTGCGCAGGACGCTGCAGGGCGTCCTCGCGCAGACGGTGCGGGACCTCGAGGTGCTGGTCGTCGACGACGGGTCCACGGACGGGACCCCGGAGCTGCTCGCCGGCTGCGCCGATCCACGGGTGCGGTACCTCCGGCAACCGCGCAACGCCGGTGTGGGGGCGGCGCGGAACCGCGGGCTGCGGGAGGCCCGCGGTGAGTTCATCGCCTTCCTCGACGACGACGACGAGTGGCTGCCGACGAAGCTGGCCCGCCAGCTGGAGTGCTTCGCGGGACGCCCGGACACCCTCGGCCTCGTGTACACGGGCGTCGAGGACCACGACGGTGCGGGCGGCGTCGTCGTGCGGACGCCCACGCACCGCGGGCAGATCTACCGCGACATGCTCGTGACCAACGTCCTGCACGGCGCCCCCTCGAGCGCGCTGATGCGCCGGTGCGTCGTGGCCACGGCCGGCTTCTTCGACGAGGACCTCGTCGCCATCGAGGACTACGACTACTGGGTGCGCGTCACCCGGTTCTTCGACGTCGACCTCGTCGAGGAGCCGCTCGTGCGCTACCACGATCCCCGGGACGCCGTCCGTCGCTCGGTCGACGCGATCGCGAACCGGGAGGCCCGTGCCGCCTTCTTCGCGCGGTACGAGGCGGAGATGCGCCGGGCCGGGGTCCGTCACCTGTTCCTGGTGAGGAGCTCCATCCGGCATCTCCAGGACCCGGTGAACCGACGGGGAGCACGACGCCTGGCCCTGCGCGCACTCCGCCTGGCGCCCACCGCGTTGACCGTCCATGCGGCGCTGGTGCGGTCCGTGGCGCCGGGCTGGGTGCGCCGGCCGGCACGACGCACCGCGCAGGTCGGCGCCGGGGGTGCGGACGCTGCGGCCGACGGTCTGGTCGTCCTGCTCTACAGCGCCCAGCCGCGTCTGGACCGGGGCGGGGTCCAGGACGTGTGCGCGCGGCTGTCGGCGGGTCTCCGCGAACGCGGCCACACCGTGGTGGAGGCGGGTCCCGACGTCGACCAGGTCGCACCACCGCCGGTCGCCACGCTGGCGCTCGTCCGCCCCCTCAGCCGGCGCTGGCGCGTCGTCCCCCGGCTGCTGGCGATGGCCCGGTCGCTGCTCGCCGTGCACCGGGCCCTGCGACGGTGGCGTCCGGACGTCGTCAACCTCCACTTCGTCGAGGGACACGCCGCGTACTTCCTGCTGCTGCAGCGGCTGTTCCGCTTCTCCGTGGTGCTGTCGGCGCACGGCAGCGACCTGCTGCTGCACGCGCGGGGCAGCCGCTCGGTGCCCCGGCTGCTCCCGCGCGCAGACGCCATCACCGCCGTCTCGGAGCCGGTCGCGGCCCGCGTCGGCGCCTTCCCCGGCGTCGACCCGGACCGGCTGCACCTGATCACGAACGGCGTGGACCTGGACTTCTGGGCCGAGCCCCCGACCGCGCCGCGCGCAGAGGGCGAGCGGCGGGGCTGCACGGTCGTCACCGTCGGACGACTCCACCCGGTGAAGGGTTTCGACGTGCTGGTCGACGCCATGCGGCTCGTGCGCGAGCGCGTCCCGACGGCGCGGTTGGTCCTGATCGGCGCCGGGGACCAGGAGCAGGCGCTGAGGGACCAGGTCCGGGCGTCCGGGCTCGACGACGCCGTGGTCTTCCGTGGGCACCTGACGAGGGAAGGCGTCCGTGACCAGCTGCGGGACGCCGATGCCTTCGTGCTGCCGTCCAGGAGCGAGGGGATGCCCCTGTCCCTCCTGGAGGCGATGGCGACCGGGCTGGCTCCCGTGGCCACCTCGGTCGGGGGCGTCCCCGACGTCCTGGTGCCGGGAACGGGCGTGCTCGTGCCGCCCGAGGACCCGGTGGCCCTCGCCGAGGCCCTGGCCCCGGTGCTGTCCGACCGTGGTCTGCGCGACGAACTCGCGAGCAGGGCGCAGGACAGGGCACGCCAGTTCTCCGCCACGTCCATGTACGACGCCTACGAGGAGCTGTTCCAGGGACTCGCCGCCCGCCGCCCGACGGGCGACGGCTCCCCGCGCTGA
- the galE gene encoding UDP-glucose 4-epimerase GalE — translation MAILITGGAGYIGANAVRRLSTAGEDVVVVDDFSTGHESRVGRAPTLRLDLSATGSVGPLTQFLVEHRVDGIIHFAAKKSVPESMERPLWYYRQNVDSLIAVLEAARDAGVQRLVFSSSAAVYGDVPAGRVDEDRHLDPANPYGRTKLVGELLTRDAARAGVVRVANLRYFNVAGAGADDLGDPQTNNLLTIVLDRLSRGEPVDVFGTDYDTPDGSCVRDFVHVDDLIDAHLAALDHLRTDDRGYDTFNVGTGSGASVLDVLRAVEDVTGRPLAVRQAPRRPGDPATVVADVTRIRQTLGWSARLGLREIVESAWRAWPARSKHD, via the coding sequence ATGGCTATCCTGATCACCGGTGGCGCCGGCTACATCGGCGCCAACGCCGTCCGCCGGCTCTCGACGGCGGGAGAGGACGTCGTCGTGGTCGACGACTTCTCCACCGGTCACGAGTCGCGCGTGGGTCGGGCGCCCACCCTGCGGCTGGACCTCTCCGCCACCGGCAGCGTGGGCCCGCTCACCCAGTTCCTCGTCGAGCACCGTGTGGACGGGATCATCCACTTCGCGGCGAAGAAGAGCGTGCCCGAGTCGATGGAGCGGCCGCTCTGGTACTACCGGCAGAACGTGGACTCGCTGATCGCCGTCCTGGAAGCCGCGCGGGACGCGGGCGTGCAGCGTCTGGTCTTCTCCTCGTCCGCAGCCGTGTACGGCGACGTACCGGCCGGGCGCGTCGACGAGGACCGGCACCTCGACCCGGCCAACCCCTACGGCCGCACCAAGCTCGTGGGCGAGCTCCTGACCCGGGACGCCGCACGAGCCGGCGTGGTGCGTGTGGCGAACCTGCGGTACTTCAACGTGGCCGGGGCCGGCGCCGACGACCTCGGCGACCCGCAGACGAACAACCTGCTGACCATCGTGCTGGACCGGCTGTCCCGTGGCGAGCCCGTCGACGTCTTCGGCACCGACTACGACACCCCCGACGGCTCCTGCGTCCGCGACTTCGTCCACGTGGACGACCTGATCGACGCGCACCTGGCGGCGCTCGACCATCTGCGGACGGACGACCGCGGATACGACACCTTCAACGTCGGCACGGGCTCGGGCGCCTCCGTCCTCGACGTGCTCCGGGCCGTCGAGGACGTCACCGGCCGTCCGCTCGCGGTCCGCCAGGCGCCCCGGCGCCCCGGCGACCCGGCGACGGTGGTCGCGGATGTCACCCGCATCCGGCAGACGCTCGGCTGGAGCGCTCGGCTGGGGCTCCGGGAGATCGTCGAGTCGGCGTGGCGCGCATGGCCGGCCCGCAGCAAGCACGACTGA
- a CDS encoding acyltransferase has translation MTALPRRGRDASIETLRGLAVLMLVGAHVYGLDAGTGMAVSGDTVGRYINDSLEYIRMPLFTVISGYVYAMRPVPGWPAVPTFLKAKTRRLLLPLIPLIALIGLLQMVGGGASNAAPSVSDIARGYLYGYSHLWFLEALFLVMTVVAVLDATQRLESLRGWGATLAAGVVVYVLVEVPSAIDFFRLSGALLLFPFFILGYGLARHRDALTPRPVVAVLVAAFLLGATAQQVMLANGMDTSPSTIPLRALAVVVGLGGTASLFYVRRLLVNRPMAWIGAYAFTIYLLHTIAAAGSRFLLDAGGVDSRVAVFSTGMVAAILLPIAFERLFGRYNPIRVVLLGEKPLPRRGGPTTADNAPTGAGGATNR, from the coding sequence GTGACCGCCCTGCCCCGGCGCGGCCGGGATGCGTCGATCGAGACGCTCCGCGGCCTTGCCGTGCTGATGCTGGTGGGCGCACACGTCTACGGTCTCGACGCCGGCACCGGGATGGCCGTCTCAGGTGACACGGTCGGTCGCTACATCAACGACTCCCTCGAGTACATCCGGATGCCGCTGTTCACGGTGATCTCCGGCTACGTCTACGCGATGCGCCCGGTGCCCGGCTGGCCGGCCGTGCCCACGTTCCTGAAGGCCAAGACCCGGCGTCTGCTCCTCCCGCTCATCCCGCTCATCGCGCTCATCGGCCTGCTCCAGATGGTGGGCGGCGGGGCCTCGAACGCCGCTCCGTCGGTGTCGGACATCGCCCGGGGATATCTCTACGGGTACTCCCACCTCTGGTTCCTCGAGGCGCTGTTCCTGGTGATGACGGTGGTCGCCGTCCTCGACGCGACCCAGCGGCTGGAGAGCCTGCGCGGCTGGGGCGCCACACTGGCGGCCGGTGTCGTCGTCTACGTCCTCGTCGAGGTGCCCTCGGCGATCGACTTCTTCCGGCTCAGCGGGGCGCTGCTGCTGTTCCCGTTCTTCATCCTGGGGTACGGGCTGGCGCGGCACCGTGACGCGCTCACCCCGCGGCCGGTGGTGGCGGTCCTCGTCGCCGCCTTCCTGCTCGGCGCCACCGCCCAGCAGGTGATGCTCGCCAACGGGATGGACACCTCCCCGTCGACGATCCCCCTGCGGGCGCTCGCCGTGGTCGTCGGTCTCGGGGGCACCGCGTCGCTGTTCTACGTGCGCCGGCTGCTGGTCAACCGGCCGATGGCCTGGATCGGCGCCTACGCGTTCACGATCTACCTGCTGCACACCATCGCCGCGGCCGGGTCCCGGTTCCTGCTCGACGCCGGCGGCGTCGACAGCCGGGTCGCCGTGTTCTCCACCGGGATGGTGGCGGCGATCCTGCTGCCCATCGCCTTCGAGCGCCTCTTCGGCCGCTACAACCCGATCCGGGTGGTCCTGCTGGGGGAGAAGCCGCTGCCACGGCGTGGCGGGCCCACCACTGCCGACAACGCCCCGACCGGCGCCGGGGGCGCCACGAACAGGTGA
- a CDS encoding sugar phosphate nucleotidyltransferase: METRDVAAADIPVVILCGGMGTRLREASEHLPKPLVDIGGRPILWHIMKTYGHHGYRRFVLCLGYKGDMIKDYFVDHRARMNDFTLSLRGDHGLNFHTALEDEDWEITFAETGLTTATGARIARVAQYLEAPRFALTYGDGIGAIDLSAGLRAHRRSGKLATLTGVHPSGRYGEMVLDGDDVTQFNEKQSQTGYVNGGFFFFEREFIDKYLDPDATDEMLEHAPLQRLARDGQLGVYRHEAFWMGMDTFRDWKELNGLWDDGRAEWKVWDD; this comes from the coding sequence ATGGAGACCCGGGACGTCGCAGCCGCCGACATACCGGTGGTCATCCTCTGCGGTGGTATGGGGACCCGTCTGCGGGAGGCCAGCGAACACCTCCCGAAACCGCTCGTGGACATCGGCGGCCGGCCGATCCTCTGGCACATCATGAAGACCTACGGCCATCACGGGTACCGCCGGTTCGTCCTGTGCCTGGGCTACAAGGGCGACATGATCAAGGACTACTTCGTCGATCACCGGGCCCGGATGAACGACTTCACCCTCAGCCTCCGCGGCGACCACGGCCTGAACTTCCACACGGCGCTGGAGGACGAGGACTGGGAGATCACCTTCGCCGAGACGGGGCTGACGACGGCCACCGGAGCGCGCATCGCCCGGGTCGCGCAGTACCTCGAGGCGCCGAGGTTCGCCCTGACCTACGGCGACGGGATAGGGGCGATCGACCTCTCCGCGGGGCTGCGAGCCCACCGGCGGTCCGGCAAGCTCGCCACGCTCACGGGTGTGCACCCCAGCGGGCGCTACGGCGAGATGGTCCTCGACGGGGACGACGTGACGCAGTTCAACGAGAAGCAGTCGCAGACGGGATACGTGAACGGCGGCTTCTTCTTCTTCGAGCGCGAGTTCATCGACAAGTACCTCGACCCGGATGCCACCGACGAGATGCTGGAGCACGCTCCGCTGCAGCGCCTGGCCCGCGACGGTCAGCTCGGGGTCTACCGGCACGAGGCCTTCTGGATGGGCATGGACACCTTCCGCGACTGGAAGGAGCTCAACGGGCTGTGGGACGACGGCCGGGCGGAGTGGAAGGTCTGGGACGACTGA
- a CDS encoding SDR family oxidoreductase, with protein MRVLVTGTEGYLGCLAAQELLRAGHDVVGVDVGYYKNGWLYPGLDRIPETLALDIRRLGPEHLEGVDAIVHMAELSNDPIGDLIGDVTYDINHHGSVRLARAARAAGVSRFVYMSSCSVYGVAEGTVDESSPVSPQTSYARCKALVERDVAAMVTDDFSPTFLRNATAFGASPRMRFDIVLNNLSGLAWTTKRIAMTSDGSPWRPLVHALDIAKAIRMTLESPRERVHGEIFNVGSESNNYRVRDIAEIVAAEFPGCDLTFGDPGADNRSYRVAFDRIRAVLPGYETDWDASAGAAQLRSIFEAIDLDEATFTGRGHTRLKQIEYLMRTQQVDPQLYWKAAR; from the coding sequence GTGCGAGTACTGGTCACCGGCACCGAGGGCTATCTGGGCTGCCTCGCGGCGCAGGAACTGCTCCGGGCAGGGCACGACGTCGTCGGGGTGGACGTCGGGTACTACAAGAACGGCTGGCTGTACCCGGGGCTCGACCGCATCCCCGAGACCCTCGCGCTCGACATCCGGCGGCTGGGCCCCGAGCACCTCGAGGGCGTCGACGCGATCGTGCACATGGCCGAGCTCAGCAACGATCCGATCGGCGACCTGATCGGCGACGTCACCTACGACATCAACCACCACGGATCGGTGCGCCTCGCCCGGGCGGCCCGGGCGGCCGGGGTGTCCCGGTTCGTGTACATGTCCTCGTGCAGCGTCTACGGCGTCGCCGAGGGGACGGTCGACGAGAGCAGCCCGGTGTCGCCGCAGACCTCCTACGCCCGTTGCAAGGCGCTGGTGGAGAGGGACGTCGCCGCCATGGTCACCGACGACTTCTCGCCCACGTTCCTGCGCAACGCGACGGCCTTCGGCGCCAGTCCGCGCATGCGGTTCGACATCGTGCTGAACAACCTGTCCGGGCTGGCCTGGACGACGAAGCGGATCGCCATGACCAGTGACGGCTCGCCCTGGCGGCCGCTGGTCCACGCGCTCGACATCGCGAAGGCCATCCGCATGACGCTGGAGAGCCCGCGGGAGCGGGTGCACGGCGAGATCTTCAACGTGGGCAGCGAGAGCAACAACTACCGCGTCCGGGACATCGCCGAGATCGTCGCCGCGGAGTTCCCGGGCTGCGACCTGACCTTCGGTGACCCGGGCGCCGACAACCGCAGCTACCGGGTCGCCTTCGACCGCATCCGGGCGGTGCTGCCCGGCTACGAGACCGACTGGGACGCGAGCGCCGGCGCCGCTCAGCTCCGCAGCATCTTCGAGGCCATCGACCTGGACGAGGCCACGTTCACCGGCCGGGGGCACACCCGGCTCAAGCAGATCGAGTACCTGATGCGCACACAGCAGGTCGACCCGCAGCTCTACTGGAAGGCCGCGCGGTGA
- a CDS encoding dTDP-4-dehydrorhamnose 3,5-epimerase family protein, with protein MKYTPLGVDGVHLVEMTPFTDERGGFARSFDTAEFEAHGMRPEVAQCNVSWNHRAGTLRGMHLSLPGHPESKFIRCTRGAIVDVAVDVRPDSPTYLQHVQVELSAENRLGLYLPPHLAHGYQTLTDDTEVLYMVSVPYAPGAEVGYRYDDPAFGVTWPREVTVISDKDASWPAFGEAANTERFRSGVSA; from the coding sequence GTGAAGTACACGCCCCTGGGGGTCGACGGCGTCCACCTCGTCGAGATGACCCCGTTCACCGACGAGCGCGGGGGCTTCGCCCGCTCCTTCGACACCGCCGAGTTCGAGGCGCACGGGATGCGGCCCGAGGTGGCCCAGTGCAACGTCTCGTGGAACCACCGCGCCGGCACTCTCCGGGGGATGCACCTGTCCCTGCCGGGCCACCCGGAGTCGAAGTTCATCCGCTGCACCCGGGGCGCGATCGTCGACGTCGCCGTCGACGTCCGCCCGGACTCGCCGACCTACCTCCAGCACGTCCAGGTCGAGCTGTCCGCGGAGAACCGGCTCGGGCTGTACCTGCCGCCGCACCTGGCGCACGGCTACCAGACGCTGACCGACGACACCGAGGTGCTGTACATGGTGAGCGTCCCGTACGCGCCCGGCGCGGAGGTGGGCTACCGCTACGACGACCCCGCCTTCGGCGTCACCTGGCCGCGCGAGGTCACGGTCATCAGTGACAAGGACGCCTCCTGGCCGGCCTTCGGCGAGGCAGCCAACACCGAGCGCTTCCGCTCGGGGGTGTCCGCGTGA